The genomic stretch TATTATAATATTCTTTTACTATTAGCATTTTTAAGCACATTCAAAAAATTCATCATTTACAACACTTAACAAAACATTTGAGAAATCTTCAATAAAATTTTCTAATTTATTTTTATCTGTATTTTCCATTCCTTTGATTGTAAGTAACATTTGTTGTTTTAACTCGTAGATTTCCAAATCAGTAACACCCTTGTTATATACTGCACATAAACCATTTAATAAATTTTTTTTATTTTCTAAAATCTTATTTTCCATTATGTTTAAACCCCCTAATATATTTTATTGTTTTACATTACCATTCTTTTTTAGTTTTAACTATTTTCAACTCGCCTCTAGCATAAGCCTCTTGTAATTCTTTTTTATATTTGTAATAAGAGTTCCTGGAAATATTAAGGATCTCTTTTAACAATTCCGTATCTTGCATATATCCTCCAAAATGTTTAGAGTATTTTAATATTTTTTCCTTAGCCTCTTTTGCTTTTTTAGTTTCAAATGTATCGCCTTTAAGTCTACCAACTTGACTTCCGTTCCTCTGTGCTACTCGTAACCCCTCTTTTGTTCTTTCTCTTAGGTCTTGAACTTCTTTCTCTGATTGTTCAAAAGCTATTCTTATTTGCTTAGTTGCTAATCTTTTCAAGTATTCTCTAATACCTTTCATGATAGTTTCATTAAGGTCTGTATCATCAGTTTGAATATTATCATTTGCTTTTAGTTGTTCTTGATACACTTCAGTATCAATATACCCCTCTTTTAGAAATATAAGATTTATATCTTTTTCTAGCAATTCCATATATTCACTTATACCCTCATCAGCATTCCTACTCATTCTACTAACTGAATCAAACACAATCGTATCCCCAGGCTTTATAACTTTTTTAAGTTTAGTCCATTCTTTTCTTTCAATTGTAGTTCCAGTAAATACTTCTTGA from Cetobacterium somerae ATCC BAA-474 encodes the following:
- a CDS encoding recombinase family protein, which encodes MNKIYGYCRISTKSQSIERQIQNILKEYPGAKIYQEVFTGTTIERKEWTKLKKVIKPGDTIVFDSVSRMSRNADEGISEYMELLEKDINLIFLKEGYIDTEVYQEQLKANDNIQTDDTDLNETIMKGIREYLKRLATKQIRIAFEQSEKEVQDLRERTKEGLRVAQRNGSQVGRLKGDTFETKKAKEAKEKILKYSKHFGGYMQDTELLKEILNISRNSYYKYKKELQEAYARGELKIVKTKKEW